One genomic segment of Hymenobacter psoromatis includes these proteins:
- a CDS encoding NAD-dependent epimerase/dehydratase family protein — protein MSKQSQPARPRILVTGGAGKLGKACVADLLAHHYDVFVVDTVPVKGVPCIIADLADFGQTLDALSSVGQEIYAGVAPQAFAAIVHLAAFPAPRQYPDAHLFQNNIMGTYNVFEAARRLGIHQVIWASSETTLGEPFDEAAPYAPVDEDYPLRAKSAYALAKVLMEDMARQFCYQTPDMKLVGLRFSNVMEPTDYAKFPAYNDNPEERKWNMWAYIDASDGAQAIRKAIEWQATGMHAFIIANADTVMTTPSADLMATCFPTVPVKKQLTEHETLLSIEKARTVLGYEPAFSWREAKSQQQ, from the coding sequence ATGAGTAAGCAATCACAGCCGGCGCGTCCGCGCATTTTGGTCACGGGCGGGGCAGGTAAACTGGGCAAGGCCTGCGTAGCCGACCTGCTAGCCCACCACTACGATGTATTCGTGGTCGATACGGTACCCGTAAAAGGCGTGCCGTGCATTATTGCCGACTTAGCCGATTTTGGCCAAACGCTGGATGCGCTTTCCTCAGTAGGCCAGGAAATCTACGCGGGAGTAGCTCCGCAAGCTTTCGCCGCTATTGTACACTTAGCTGCCTTCCCGGCTCCGCGGCAATATCCCGACGCCCACTTGTTCCAGAACAATATCATGGGCACTTACAATGTCTTTGAGGCAGCGCGGCGGCTAGGTATTCACCAGGTTATCTGGGCCTCCAGCGAAACCACGCTCGGGGAGCCCTTTGACGAGGCCGCTCCCTACGCGCCCGTAGACGAGGACTACCCCTTACGGGCCAAGAGTGCCTACGCCCTGGCCAAAGTGCTTATGGAAGACATGGCCCGCCAATTTTGCTACCAGACGCCTGATATGAAGCTCGTTGGGCTTCGTTTCTCGAACGTGATGGAGCCTACCGACTACGCCAAATTTCCGGCCTACAATGACAACCCGGAGGAGCGTAAATGGAATATGTGGGCCTACATTGATGCGAGCGACGGCGCCCAGGCTATCCGCAAAGCTATTGAGTGGCAAGCTACTGGCATGCACGCCTTTATCATCGCGAATGCCGATACGGTGATGACGACTCCATCTGCCGATTTGATGGCCACCTGCTTCCCCACCGTGCCGGTGAAGAAACAACTGACGGAGCACGAAACGCTGCTCTCAATTGAGAAGGCGCGCACTGTACTGGGTTACGAGCCCGCGTTTAGCTGGCGCGAGGCCAAGTCGCAGCAGCAGTAA
- a CDS encoding gluconate:H+ symporter gives MTLLTILLAVLALIVLISWGKVNAFLAFLLVTLPTGLALGLPPARLLAAVQQGLGDTLASVVLVVVLGAMLGKLVADSGAARQIAGVMVSTFGPANVQWTMLGAGFIIGIPLFYNVGFLLMMPLIFSVVYQYRLPPLYVGLPMLAALSVLHGFLPPHPAPTALVAQFHANLGLTFVYGLVVAVPAVVLAGPLYARTLQGIVSRPRPGLVAEPEAAGPLPGRLNSFLSSLLPVLVLAVVLATKALVPTGGALGAGLTLLADPGVVMLVSVVVATFSLGKAQGRAVPAIMSTFGAAVADIAPILLIIGGAGALKEVLVASGVSQELAASLRGTGLPPLVLGWLIAGFIRVCLGSATVAGLTAAGVMLPLLAHSPVNPNLLVLAIGAGSLLFSHVNDGGFWLFKEYFGLSVKDTFRSWSMMETIVSVVGLLGVLALDWVLPLLGI, from the coding sequence ATGACCCTGCTCACTATTCTGCTGGCCGTGCTGGCGCTCATTGTCCTCATCAGCTGGGGTAAGGTGAATGCCTTTCTGGCCTTTTTGCTGGTGACGCTGCCCACGGGGCTGGCGCTGGGCCTACCCCCCGCCCGGCTGCTGGCCGCCGTGCAGCAGGGCCTCGGCGATACGCTGGCTTCGGTGGTGCTGGTGGTGGTGCTGGGGGCCATGCTGGGCAAGCTAGTGGCCGACAGCGGCGCGGCCCGGCAGATTGCGGGCGTGATGGTGAGCACCTTCGGGCCGGCCAATGTGCAGTGGACGATGCTGGGCGCGGGCTTTATTATCGGCATTCCGTTGTTTTATAACGTGGGCTTTTTGCTGATGATGCCGCTCATTTTTTCGGTGGTGTATCAGTACCGGCTGCCGCCGCTGTACGTGGGCTTGCCCATGCTGGCGGCGCTGTCGGTGCTGCACGGCTTCCTACCCCCCCACCCGGCCCCGACGGCGCTGGTGGCGCAGTTTCACGCCAACCTGGGCCTCACGTTCGTGTATGGACTGGTGGTGGCGGTGCCGGCCGTGGTGCTGGCCGGGCCGCTGTATGCGCGCACGCTCCAGGGCATTGTGTCGCGGCCCCGGCCGGGGCTGGTGGCCGAGCCCGAGGCGGCCGGGCCGCTGCCGGGGCGGCTCAATAGTTTTTTATCGTCGCTGCTGCCGGTGCTGGTACTGGCGGTAGTGCTGGCGACCAAGGCGCTGGTGCCGACCGGCGGGGCGCTGGGCGCGGGCCTCACCCTGCTCGCCGACCCTGGGGTGGTGATGCTGGTGTCGGTGGTGGTGGCGACGTTTAGCCTGGGCAAGGCACAGGGGCGGGCGGTGCCGGCCATTATGAGCACATTTGGCGCGGCCGTGGCCGACATTGCGCCCATTCTGCTCATTATCGGCGGGGCGGGCGCGCTGAAGGAAGTGCTGGTGGCCAGCGGCGTGAGCCAGGAGCTGGCCGCCAGCCTGCGCGGCACGGGGCTGCCGCCGCTGGTGCTGGGCTGGCTCATCGCGGGCTTTATTCGGGTGTGCCTGGGCTCGGCCACGGTGGCGGGCCTCACGGCGGCCGGCGTGATGCTGCCGCTGCTGGCGCATTCGCCCGTCAATCCCAACCTGCTGGTGCTGGCCATCGGGGCGGGCAGCCTACTGTTTTCGCACGTGAACGATGGCGGGTTCTGGCTCTTTAAGGAGTATTTCGGCCTGTCGGTGAAAGACACCTTTCGCTCGTGGTCGATGATGGAAACCATCGTGTCGGTGGTGGGCCTGCTGGGCGTGCTGGCCCTGGATTGGGTGCTGCCGCTACTGGGAATATGA
- a CDS encoding TolB family protein encodes MQQKFPFAFLLLLALLLGRASGAQQLGVFDGSQDIGTNVKPGAAAYLPATQQYVVTGAGYNVWLDHDELHYAYKKVTGDFILYTRASFVGCKGVEEHRKLGWMVRQSLTGTSPHVSAEVHGDGLTSLQYRPTSGAATEEVRAKMTHADIVQLERVGDVYTMRVAQYGQPFEVVQKTVAGLGDAVYVGLFVCSHNAEVRETAVFQDVRLSAPAPAGLVPYRQYLGSRLEVLDVASGSREVIYSAPNSLQAPNWQRNGKTLVYNSDGLMYSFDLTTRTPTLLPTGNVKNNNNDHVLSFDGRQLGLSSAVDKLGGSIVYTVPAAGGTPRQITPKGPSYLHGWSPDARHLVFTGQRNNEFDIYRVPATGGKEVRLTTASGLDDGPEYTPDGQFIYFNSNRTGTMQIWRMRADGSQQEAVTHGEFQDWFPHISPDGKFLVFISFLKEEVPADDHPFYKHVYIRRLPIGGGEPQVIAYIYGGQGTLNTPSWSPDGQKIAFISNTAAPY; translated from the coding sequence ATGCAGCAAAAATTTCCCTTCGCATTCCTGCTTCTTTTAGCCTTGCTGCTGGGCCGGGCCAGCGGCGCGCAGCAGCTCGGCGTGTTCGATGGCAGCCAGGATATTGGCACTAACGTGAAGCCCGGCGCGGCGGCCTACCTGCCCGCCACCCAGCAGTACGTGGTGACTGGCGCGGGCTACAACGTGTGGCTCGACCACGATGAGCTGCACTACGCCTACAAAAAAGTAACCGGCGATTTCATCCTCTATACTAGGGCCAGCTTCGTGGGCTGCAAGGGGGTAGAGGAGCACCGCAAGCTGGGCTGGATGGTGCGCCAGAGCCTGACCGGCACCTCGCCCCACGTGAGCGCCGAGGTGCACGGCGACGGCCTCACCTCGCTGCAATACCGCCCCACCAGCGGGGCCGCCACGGAGGAGGTGCGGGCCAAAATGACCCACGCCGACATTGTGCAGCTCGAGCGCGTGGGCGACGTGTACACCATGCGGGTGGCGCAGTACGGCCAGCCGTTTGAGGTGGTGCAGAAAACGGTGGCCGGCCTCGGCGATGCCGTGTACGTGGGCCTGTTTGTGTGCTCGCACAACGCGGAGGTGCGCGAAACGGCCGTGTTTCAGGATGTGCGCCTGAGTGCGCCCGCCCCCGCCGGCCTGGTGCCCTACCGCCAGTACCTGGGCAGCCGCCTGGAAGTACTGGATGTGGCCAGCGGCAGCCGCGAGGTCATCTACTCGGCCCCCAATTCGCTGCAAGCCCCCAACTGGCAGCGCAATGGCAAAACCCTGGTCTACAATAGCGACGGCCTGATGTACAGCTTCGACCTGACCACCCGCACGCCTACCCTGCTACCTACCGGCAATGTCAAAAACAACAACAATGACCACGTGCTGTCCTTCGATGGGCGGCAGCTGGGGCTGAGCAGCGCGGTGGATAAGCTCGGCGGCTCCATTGTGTACACGGTACCCGCCGCGGGCGGTACGCCCCGCCAGATTACCCCCAAAGGCCCGTCGTACCTGCATGGCTGGTCGCCCGATGCGCGCCACCTGGTTTTTACCGGGCAGCGGAATAATGAGTTCGACATTTACCGGGTGCCGGCCACCGGCGGCAAGGAAGTGCGCCTGACCACCGCCTCCGGCCTCGACGACGGCCCCGAGTATACCCCCGACGGCCAGTTCATCTACTTCAATTCGAACCGCACCGGTACCATGCAAATCTGGCGGATGCGCGCCGACGGCAGCCAGCAGGAGGCCGTGACCCACGGCGAGTTTCAGGACTGGTTTCCGCACATCTCACCCGATGGCAAATTCTTAGTATTCATATCGTTTCTGAAGGAAGAAGTGCCCGCCGACGACCACCCATTCTATAAACACGTCTACATTCGGCGGCTACCCATCGGGGGCGGCGAGCCGCAGGTTATCGCCTACATCTACGGCGGGCAGGGCACCCTGAACACGCCCTCGTGGTCGCCCGACGGCCAGAAAATCGCCTTCATCAGCAATACCGCCGCCCCGTACTAG
- a CDS encoding chloride channel protein produces MGRWLLLAALVGGLAGTASAGFLVSLEWVTAWRGAHPWALALLPAGGLVVGLAYHYFGNRVVKGNNLILDEIHAPSEVIPLRLVPLVLGGTLLTHVFGGSAGREGTAVQMGAALADQLARWLPRRERSLLLIAGMSAGFASVFGTPLAGAVFGLEVFLIGQVRYEAIWPSLLAAVVADAVTRAWGVGHTAYPQLAAVPLTAAGLGATLLAGALFGLAARAFATLTHAISKVFAKLIAYPPLRPVVGGALVALAMWGLGTMRYAGLGVPVIVEAFQHQVGTQDFALKLLLTTLTLGASFKGGEVTPLFFIGATLGSALAGVLPLPVALLAGMGFVGVFAGAANTPLACIFMGLELFGGHAGIYLGLACVVAYLFSGHHGIYASQKIGQAKHPLLGRAAGKRLGEL; encoded by the coding sequence ATGGGACGCTGGCTGCTACTGGCGGCGCTGGTGGGCGGGCTGGCCGGCACGGCCTCGGCGGGCTTTTTAGTGAGCTTGGAGTGGGTGACGGCTTGGCGCGGGGCGCACCCTTGGGCGCTGGCACTGCTGCCGGCGGGCGGCCTGGTGGTGGGCCTGGCCTACCACTACTTCGGCAACCGGGTAGTGAAGGGTAATAATTTAATCCTGGACGAAATTCACGCCCCGAGCGAGGTAATTCCGCTGCGGCTGGTGCCGCTGGTGCTGGGCGGCACGCTGCTCACGCACGTGTTTGGCGGCTCGGCGGGGCGCGAGGGCACGGCCGTGCAAATGGGCGCGGCCCTGGCCGACCAGCTCGCGCGCTGGCTGCCCCGGCGCGAGCGGTCGCTATTGCTCATCGCGGGTATGAGCGCAGGCTTTGCCTCGGTGTTTGGCACGCCGCTGGCCGGGGCGGTATTTGGGCTCGAAGTCTTTTTGATTGGCCAGGTGCGCTACGAGGCCATCTGGCCTAGCCTACTGGCCGCCGTAGTGGCCGATGCCGTGACGCGGGCCTGGGGCGTGGGCCACACCGCCTACCCCCAGCTGGCGGCCGTACCGCTCACGGCGGCGGGGCTGGGCGCGACGCTGCTGGCGGGCGCGCTGTTTGGGCTGGCGGCGCGGGCGTTTGCCACGCTCACGCACGCCATTTCCAAAGTATTTGCGAAGCTGATTGCCTACCCCCCCCTGCGGCCGGTGGTGGGCGGCGCGCTGGTAGCGCTGGCCATGTGGGGCCTGGGCACCATGCGCTACGCCGGCCTGGGCGTACCGGTCATCGTGGAAGCGTTTCAGCACCAGGTGGGCACGCAGGATTTCGCCCTCAAGCTGCTGCTGACGACCCTCACGCTAGGGGCGAGCTTCAAGGGCGGCGAGGTAACGCCGCTGTTTTTTATCGGGGCCACGCTGGGCTCGGCGCTGGCGGGTGTGCTGCCGCTGCCGGTGGCACTGCTGGCGGGTATGGGCTTCGTGGGCGTGTTTGCGGGCGCGGCCAATACGCCGCTGGCCTGCATTTTTATGGGCCTGGAGCTATTTGGCGGGCACGCGGGCATCTACCTGGGGCTGGCCTGCGTGGTAGCGTATTTATTTTCGGGCCACCACGGCATTTACGCCTCGCAGAAGATTGGCCAGGCTAAGCACCCGCTGCTGGGCCGGGCGGCGGGTAAGCGCCTGGGCGAGTTGTGA
- a CDS encoding YeiH family protein, producing the protein MPRPTPLTPPNTAPATTAAPMLMASAAQMDRAAAALDAPENPTGFWRHFYAPRTVWGREFTGRQVVFALLLLYCLTPWASPPIALALGLALAQTMGNPFTTHTKNFTHQLLQFSVIGLGFGMNAHAAVQVGKEGLAFTVVSIFGTLVLGYFAGRWLGLGRHVVHLISCGTAICGGSAIAAVGPVLRAKDEEMSVALGTVFVLNAIALFAFPPIGHALRMSQQQFGLWCAIAIHDTSSVVGAAAAYGNQALEVATTVKLARALWIIPVAIGTALVFKQKGVKIKIPYFILGFVLAMLANTFVPAIRPAGPVLVSAAKIGLTVTLFFIGAGLSARVVKAVGARPYMLGLLLWVVISTASLYVILHVG; encoded by the coding sequence ATGCCTCGCCCTACCCCTCTTACCCCACCCAATACCGCGCCCGCTACCACCGCCGCGCCCATGCTCATGGCCTCGGCGGCCCAGATGGACCGCGCCGCGGCCGCACTCGATGCGCCCGAAAACCCGACGGGTTTCTGGCGGCATTTCTACGCGCCGCGCACGGTTTGGGGGCGGGAGTTTACTGGGCGACAGGTGGTATTTGCGCTGCTGCTGCTATACTGTCTCACGCCGTGGGCCTCGCCGCCCATCGCGCTGGCACTGGGCCTGGCGCTGGCCCAAACGATGGGTAACCCGTTCACGACTCATACCAAAAACTTCACCCACCAGCTGTTGCAGTTCTCGGTTATCGGGCTGGGCTTTGGCATGAATGCGCACGCCGCCGTGCAGGTGGGCAAGGAGGGGCTGGCGTTCACGGTGGTTTCCATCTTCGGCACGCTGGTGCTGGGGTATTTCGCGGGGCGGTGGCTGGGGCTGGGCCGCCACGTGGTGCACCTGATTTCGTGCGGCACTGCCATTTGCGGGGGCTCGGCCATTGCGGCGGTGGGGCCGGTGCTGCGGGCCAAAGACGAGGAAATGTCGGTGGCCCTGGGCACGGTATTCGTGCTGAATGCTATTGCGCTGTTCGCCTTTCCGCCCATCGGCCACGCCTTGCGCATGAGCCAGCAGCAGTTTGGGCTGTGGTGCGCCATTGCCATCCACGATACCTCGTCGGTGGTGGGCGCGGCGGCCGCCTACGGCAACCAGGCCCTCGAAGTAGCTACTACCGTGAAGCTGGCGCGGGCCCTCTGGATTATCCCGGTGGCCATTGGCACGGCCCTGGTTTTCAAGCAGAAGGGCGTAAAAATCAAGATTCCCTACTTCATCCTGGGCTTCGTGCTGGCCATGCTGGCCAATACCTTCGTGCCGGCCATCCGGCCTGCGGGGCCGGTGCTGGTGAGCGCGGCTAAAATCGGCCTCACGGTGACGCTGTTTTTTATCGGCGCGGGGCTGTCGGCCAGGGTCGTTAAAGCGGTGGGTGCCAGGCCCTACATGCTGGGTTTGCTGCTGTGGGTCGTGATTTCGACGGCCTCGCTCTACGTCATTCTGCACGTGGGGTAG
- a CDS encoding LysR substrate-binding domain-containing protein, with translation MSDFRLRVFAAVARHLSFTKAGHELFISQPAVTKHIRELEAQYGQRLLARSGSKVLLTEAGRLLLGHAEAVAASAQALDEQLHGLRDPDEAAGRLRLGASTTLSQYVLPAWLPAFQARYPRVQLSLLNVNSERIAEALPRGELDLGFVEGRSHSRDLHYELLLPDELVAVRRATPAGPPPTPLPLADALAHPLVLRERGSGTLEVLEFALRERKIKLSELRVACYLSSTEAIKGYLEAAPAALGFVSRQALRRELAAGLLEVVPIVGLALPRQFEAVWVQGQPLARPAQRFLSFVQERAKGLVEG, from the coding sequence ATGTCCGATTTCCGTTTGCGCGTCTTTGCCGCCGTGGCCCGGCACCTGAGCTTTACCAAAGCCGGGCACGAGTTATTCATCAGCCAGCCGGCCGTAACCAAGCACATCCGCGAGCTGGAGGCGCAGTACGGCCAGCGGCTGCTGGCGCGCAGCGGCAGCAAGGTGCTGCTCACCGAGGCCGGCCGCCTGCTGCTGGGCCACGCCGAAGCAGTTGCCGCCTCGGCTCAGGCCCTGGACGAGCAGCTGCACGGCCTGCGCGACCCCGACGAGGCCGCTGGCCGCCTGCGCCTGGGGGCCAGCACCACCCTCAGCCAGTACGTGCTGCCGGCCTGGCTGCCCGCCTTCCAGGCCCGCTACCCCCGCGTGCAGCTGAGCCTGCTCAACGTTAACTCCGAGCGCATTGCCGAAGCCCTGCCGCGCGGCGAGCTGGACCTGGGCTTTGTGGAAGGCCGTTCGCACTCGCGCGACCTGCACTACGAACTGCTGCTGCCCGACGAGCTGGTGGCCGTGCGCCGGGCCACGCCCGCCGGCCCGCCCCCTACCCCCCTGCCGCTGGCCGACGCCCTGGCCCACCCGCTGGTGCTGCGCGAGCGCGGCTCGGGCACGCTCGAAGTACTGGAATTTGCCCTGCGCGAGCGCAAAATCAAGCTCAGCGAGCTGCGCGTGGCTTGCTATCTCAGCAGCACGGAGGCCATCAAGGGCTACCTCGAAGCCGCGCCCGCGGCGCTGGGTTTCGTGTCGCGCCAGGCCCTGAGGCGCGAGCTGGCGGCCGGCCTGCTCGAAGTGGTGCCCATTGTGGGCCTGGCCCTACCCCGGCAGTTTGAGGCGGTGTGGGTGCAGGGGCAGCCACTGGCGCGCCCGGCGCAACGGTTCCTGAGCTTCGTGCAGGAGAGGGCAAAGGGGTTGGTAGAAGGGTAA
- the katG gene encoding catalase/peroxidase HPI — protein MNNISHDKTDTKTFEMAGKCPFGGDRIGGAEGSSPTLSDWYPNRLRVELLHHNAAGANPLGEDFNYAEAFNAIDLEALKQEIKGFLTSSVDWWPSDYNNYGPQMIRMAWHSAGTYRIADGRGGAGEALQRFAPINSWWDNGNTDKSRRLIWPIKQKYGSSLSWADLIVLTGNCALEIMGFPTYGFAGGRHDAWEADDSTYWGPEVWDGHKKHTPDEMVTRDKRWRGQNGDADYDLENPLGATHQALIYVNPEGPYGKGDPMGAARDIRVSFSRMAMNNEETVALIAGGHAFGKSHGMVPAAQIGAQPEIAPMEEMGLGWHNPKGKGNAENTMTNGIEGSWTPNPTQWDNDYLINLFKFEWEQTKSPAGSLQWTPVDKSAPKTPDAHIPGQMNALMMMTTDIALKVDPEYRAVCEKFLHDFDAFTQAFSKAWYKLTHRDMGPRERYLGAEKVNENDLLWQDPIPLADYAPIDAADTAALKKSILALGISPSDLVYTAFSAAVTHRSSDKRGGANGGRLALAPQKDWAVNRRTVPVMAALRRVMDEFNGQPAGGKKVSLADLIVLGGCAALEKAAADAGVATEVPFTPGRRDTTQDLTDIEMFTWLKPVADGFRNYLDKGFGEITQHVSPEELFLDKAQLLSLTAPEWVALTGGLRAMNANHDGSPYGIFTDRVGVLTNDFFTVLTSPDFDWKKADAKGMTFSLDNRATGERRFVATRSDLVFGSNSQLRAVAEVYAGSDGHKRFVKAFVQVWDKVMMLDRYDVKV, from the coding sequence ATGAACAACATAAGCCACGACAAGACCGACACCAAAACATTTGAAATGGCCGGCAAATGCCCCTTTGGCGGCGACCGAATTGGCGGTGCGGAAGGGTCGTCGCCTACCCTCTCCGACTGGTACCCCAACCGGCTGCGAGTAGAGCTTTTGCACCACAATGCCGCGGGCGCCAATCCGCTCGGGGAGGACTTCAACTATGCCGAGGCGTTCAACGCCATCGACCTGGAGGCGCTGAAGCAGGAAATCAAAGGCTTCCTGACTTCTTCGGTTGACTGGTGGCCGTCGGACTATAATAACTACGGCCCGCAGATGATTCGGATGGCCTGGCACTCGGCTGGTACCTACCGCATTGCCGACGGCCGCGGGGGCGCTGGGGAGGCGCTACAGCGCTTCGCGCCCATTAACAGCTGGTGGGACAACGGCAACACCGACAAGTCGCGCCGGCTCATCTGGCCCATCAAGCAGAAATACGGCAGTTCTTTATCCTGGGCCGACCTTATTGTGCTGACCGGCAACTGCGCGCTCGAAATTATGGGCTTCCCCACCTACGGCTTCGCCGGCGGCCGCCACGATGCCTGGGAGGCCGACGACAGCACCTACTGGGGCCCCGAGGTATGGGACGGCCACAAGAAACACACGCCCGACGAAATGGTAACCCGCGACAAGCGCTGGCGCGGCCAGAACGGTGATGCTGATTACGACCTCGAAAACCCGCTCGGGGCCACGCACCAGGCCCTTATTTACGTGAACCCCGAAGGCCCCTACGGCAAGGGCGACCCGATGGGCGCGGCGCGCGATATCCGCGTTTCGTTCTCCCGCATGGCCATGAACAACGAGGAAACCGTGGCCCTGATTGCCGGTGGCCACGCCTTTGGCAAGAGCCACGGCATGGTGCCAGCGGCCCAAATTGGGGCACAGCCCGAGATTGCGCCGATGGAGGAAATGGGCCTGGGCTGGCACAACCCCAAGGGCAAGGGTAACGCCGAAAACACGATGACCAACGGCATCGAGGGCAGCTGGACGCCCAACCCCACCCAGTGGGACAACGACTACCTCATCAACCTGTTCAAGTTTGAATGGGAGCAGACCAAGAGCCCGGCCGGCTCGCTGCAGTGGACCCCGGTTGATAAGAGCGCGCCCAAGACGCCCGATGCGCACATCCCTGGCCAGATGAACGCCCTGATGATGATGACGACCGACATCGCCCTTAAAGTGGACCCCGAGTACCGTGCGGTGTGCGAGAAATTCCTCCACGATTTCGATGCCTTTACCCAGGCCTTCTCCAAGGCTTGGTACAAGCTGACCCACCGCGACATGGGCCCGCGCGAGCGCTACCTCGGCGCCGAGAAGGTGAATGAAAACGACCTGCTCTGGCAGGACCCCATTCCGCTGGCCGATTACGCCCCAATCGACGCGGCGGATACCGCGGCGCTGAAGAAGTCAATTTTGGCGTTGGGTATTTCCCCCTCCGACCTGGTGTACACCGCCTTTTCGGCGGCGGTCACGCACCGCAGCAGCGACAAGCGCGGCGGCGCCAACGGCGGCCGGCTCGCGCTAGCCCCGCAAAAAGACTGGGCGGTGAACCGCCGCACGGTGCCGGTAATGGCGGCCCTGCGCAGGGTGATGGACGAGTTCAACGGCCAGCCGGCGGGGGGCAAAAAGGTGTCGCTCGCCGACCTTATCGTACTGGGCGGCTGTGCGGCGCTCGAAAAAGCGGCCGCCGATGCGGGCGTTGCCACCGAGGTGCCCTTCACGCCGGGCCGCCGCGACACCACGCAGGACCTCACTGACATTGAGATGTTTACGTGGCTGAAGCCCGTGGCCGACGGTTTCCGCAACTACCTCGACAAAGGGTTTGGGGAAATTACCCAGCACGTTTCGCCGGAGGAGCTATTCCTTGATAAGGCGCAGCTGCTCTCGCTCACCGCGCCCGAGTGGGTAGCGCTGACGGGTGGCCTGCGGGCCATGAACGCCAACCACGACGGCTCGCCCTACGGTATCTTCACCGACCGCGTGGGCGTGCTCACCAACGACTTCTTCACCGTGCTGACCAGCCCGGACTTTGATTGGAAGAAGGCGGATGCGAAGGGCATGACCTTCTCGCTCGACAACCGCGCAACGGGGGAAAGGCGCTTCGTGGCGACCCGGTCTGACCTCGTGTTTGGCTCCAACAGCCAGCTACGCGCGGTGGCGGAAGTGTACGCCGGCAGCGATGGCCACAAGCGCTTCGTGAAAGCCTTTGTGCAGGTGTGGGACAAGGTGATGATGCTCGACCGTTACGACGTGAAAGTCTGA
- a CDS encoding 3-keto-disaccharide hydrolase: MPKLSLLLLGTALLCGAAMPPTPPPAPGGWTRLLDQNLSQWRTYQSHRHVPGDKGLPPTNAQGQPLPPIGYDKNEANVFSVSRQNGEPVLRISGEIYGCLVTRQDYANYDLKLRVRWGQQKWPPRLQEPRDSGILYDSQGEPGVDYWHSWMLSQEFQVSEYQKGNSMGDYWCIANSAADIRARPVQDTLHYDPTAPVVAMGNGGRNFCYALPTPPLPANEWTELELLNVNGQSVHLVNGRVVLAVNHSSFVTKGQRQPLTHGKIQLQSEAAEVFYKDIMLKPLAAIPAQYTRYFK; encoded by the coding sequence ATGCCAAAATTGTCCCTACTGCTGCTCGGCACCGCGCTGCTTTGTGGTGCCGCCATGCCCCCTACCCCCCCACCCGCGCCCGGCGGCTGGACGCGCCTGCTCGACCAAAACCTGAGCCAGTGGCGCACCTACCAAAGCCACCGCCACGTGCCCGGCGACAAGGGCCTGCCGCCCACCAACGCCCAGGGCCAGCCCCTACCCCCCATCGGCTACGATAAGAATGAGGCCAACGTATTCTCGGTGAGCAGGCAAAATGGCGAGCCGGTGCTACGCATCAGCGGCGAGATTTACGGCTGCCTCGTGACGCGCCAGGACTACGCCAACTACGACCTGAAGCTGCGGGTGCGCTGGGGCCAGCAGAAGTGGCCGCCCCGCCTCCAGGAGCCCCGCGACAGCGGCATCCTCTACGACAGCCAGGGCGAGCCGGGCGTGGACTACTGGCACAGCTGGATGCTGAGCCAGGAGTTTCAAGTATCAGAATACCAGAAAGGTAACTCGATGGGCGACTACTGGTGCATCGCCAACTCAGCGGCCGATATCCGGGCCCGGCCCGTGCAGGATACCCTGCACTACGACCCGACCGCGCCCGTCGTGGCAATGGGCAACGGCGGCCGCAACTTCTGCTACGCGCTGCCTACCCCCCCGCTGCCCGCCAACGAGTGGACTGAGCTGGAGCTACTCAACGTGAACGGCCAGAGCGTGCACCTCGTGAATGGTCGCGTGGTGCTGGCCGTCAACCACTCCAGCTTCGTGACTAAGGGCCAGCGCCAGCCCCTCACCCACGGCAAGATTCAGCTGCAAAGCGAGGCCGCCGAGGTGTTTTACAAAGACATTATGCTGAAGCCTTTGGCGGCAATACCGGCACAATACACCCGGTATTTTAAGTAG